Proteins encoded within one genomic window of Vidua macroura isolate BioBank_ID:100142 chromosome 2, ASM2450914v1, whole genome shotgun sequence:
- the CHODL gene encoding chondrolectin isoform X1 translates to MGAGGGLGLAAVLAAAVLCGPGALAGRVLSGQKVCYGAFKHSCYKLAYFQDLSRRVGFQEARQACEIDGGALLSLESEAEQQLIENMLQNLTKSGSGISDGDFWIGLWRSGDGLATSSACPDLYQWADGSMSPFRNWYTDEPSCGSEACVVMYHQPTANPGLGGPYLYQWNDDRCNMKHNFICKYAPDNVLEKELGDRAEPEYDIFPTVPAGNPYDTSKPEDQYHIIATETGIIPNLIYVVIPTIPLLLLILVAFGTCCFQMLHKSKGRTKTSPNQSTLWISKTPRKDSSMEV, encoded by the exons ATGGGGGCCGgaggagggctggggctggcggCCGTGCTGGCGGCCGCGGTGCTGTGCGGGCCCGGGGCGCTCGCCGGGCGCGTCCTCAGCG gccAGAAGGTGTGCTATGGTGCCTTCAAGCATTCGTGTTACAAGTTAGCCTATTTCCAGGACTTGTCTAGACGCGTGGGCTTCCAGGAGGCCCGCCAGGCTTGTGAAATCGATGGTGGGGCTTTACTGAGCTTGGAAAGtgaagctgagcagcagctaATAGAAAACATGCTGCAAAACCTCACCAAATCAGGCTCTGGGATTTCTGATGGTGACTTCTGGATTGGGCTGTGGAGAAGTGGCGATGGACTGGCCACTTCGAGTGCTTGCCCCGACCTCTACCAGTGGGCTGATGGAAGTATGTCACCATTCAG AAATTGGTACACAGATGAGCCTTCCTGTGGAAGTGAAGCCTGTGTGGTGATGTATCATCAGCCAACTGCAAACCCTGGTCTGGGAGGGCCATACCTTTATCAATGGAACGATGATAGATGCAACATGAAGCACAATTTTATCTGCAAATATGCCCCAG ATAATGTCTTAGAAAAAGAATTAGgagacagagcagagccagAATACG atatttttccaACAGTGCCAGCAGGAAATCCTTATGACACAAGCAAACCAGAGGATCAGTATCATATTATTGCTACTGAAACAG GTATAATTCCGAATTTAATTTATGTTGTAATACCCACTATACCACTGCTGCTGTTGATACTGGTGGCTTTTGGGACTTGCTGTTTCCAGATGCTTcataaaag taaaggaagaacaaaaaccAGTCCAAACCAGTCCACACTATGGATTTCAAAGACGCCTAGGAAGGACAGTAGCATGGAGGTATAA
- the CHODL gene encoding chondrolectin isoform X3 → MGAGGGLGLAAVLAAAVLCGPGALAGRVLSGQKVCYGAFKHSCYKLAYFQDLSRRVGFQEARQACEIDGGALLSLESEAEQQLIENMLQNLTKSGSGISDGDFWIGLWRSGDGLATSSACPDLYQWADGSMSPFRNWYTDEPSCGSEACVVMYHQPTANPGLGGPYLYQWNDDRCNMKHNFICKYAPDIFPTVPAGNPYDTSKPEDQYHIIATETGIIPNLIYVVIPTIPLLLLILVAFGTCCFQMLHKSKGRTKTSPNQSTLWISKTPRKDSSMEV, encoded by the exons ATGGGGGCCGgaggagggctggggctggcggCCGTGCTGGCGGCCGCGGTGCTGTGCGGGCCCGGGGCGCTCGCCGGGCGCGTCCTCAGCG gccAGAAGGTGTGCTATGGTGCCTTCAAGCATTCGTGTTACAAGTTAGCCTATTTCCAGGACTTGTCTAGACGCGTGGGCTTCCAGGAGGCCCGCCAGGCTTGTGAAATCGATGGTGGGGCTTTACTGAGCTTGGAAAGtgaagctgagcagcagctaATAGAAAACATGCTGCAAAACCTCACCAAATCAGGCTCTGGGATTTCTGATGGTGACTTCTGGATTGGGCTGTGGAGAAGTGGCGATGGACTGGCCACTTCGAGTGCTTGCCCCGACCTCTACCAGTGGGCTGATGGAAGTATGTCACCATTCAG AAATTGGTACACAGATGAGCCTTCCTGTGGAAGTGAAGCCTGTGTGGTGATGTATCATCAGCCAACTGCAAACCCTGGTCTGGGAGGGCCATACCTTTATCAATGGAACGATGATAGATGCAACATGAAGCACAATTTTATCTGCAAATATGCCCCAG atatttttccaACAGTGCCAGCAGGAAATCCTTATGACACAAGCAAACCAGAGGATCAGTATCATATTATTGCTACTGAAACAG GTATAATTCCGAATTTAATTTATGTTGTAATACCCACTATACCACTGCTGCTGTTGATACTGGTGGCTTTTGGGACTTGCTGTTTCCAGATGCTTcataaaag taaaggaagaacaaaaaccAGTCCAAACCAGTCCACACTATGGATTTCAAAGACGCCTAGGAAGGACAGTAGCATGGAGGTATAA
- the CHODL gene encoding chondrolectin isoform X2, whose amino-acid sequence MGAGGGLGLAAVLAAAVLCGPGALAGRVLSGQKVCYGAFKHSCYKLAYFQDLSRRVGFQEARQACEIDGGALLSLESEAEQQLIENMLQNLTKSGSGISDGDFWIGLWRSGDGLATSSACPDLYQWADGSMSPFRNWYTDEPSCGSEACVVMYHQPTANPGLGGPYLYQWNDDRCNMKHNFICKYAPDNVLEKELGDRAEPEYDIFPTVPAGNPYDTSKPEDQYHIIATETGIIPNLIYVVIPTIPLLLLILVAFGTCCFQMLHKRLPQHGDLSSESHNPWPTRTCLA is encoded by the exons ATGGGGGCCGgaggagggctggggctggcggCCGTGCTGGCGGCCGCGGTGCTGTGCGGGCCCGGGGCGCTCGCCGGGCGCGTCCTCAGCG gccAGAAGGTGTGCTATGGTGCCTTCAAGCATTCGTGTTACAAGTTAGCCTATTTCCAGGACTTGTCTAGACGCGTGGGCTTCCAGGAGGCCCGCCAGGCTTGTGAAATCGATGGTGGGGCTTTACTGAGCTTGGAAAGtgaagctgagcagcagctaATAGAAAACATGCTGCAAAACCTCACCAAATCAGGCTCTGGGATTTCTGATGGTGACTTCTGGATTGGGCTGTGGAGAAGTGGCGATGGACTGGCCACTTCGAGTGCTTGCCCCGACCTCTACCAGTGGGCTGATGGAAGTATGTCACCATTCAG AAATTGGTACACAGATGAGCCTTCCTGTGGAAGTGAAGCCTGTGTGGTGATGTATCATCAGCCAACTGCAAACCCTGGTCTGGGAGGGCCATACCTTTATCAATGGAACGATGATAGATGCAACATGAAGCACAATTTTATCTGCAAATATGCCCCAG ATAATGTCTTAGAAAAAGAATTAGgagacagagcagagccagAATACG atatttttccaACAGTGCCAGCAGGAAATCCTTATGACACAAGCAAACCAGAGGATCAGTATCATATTATTGCTACTGAAACAG GTATAATTCCGAATTTAATTTATGTTGTAATACCCACTATACCACTGCTGCTGTTGATACTGGTGGCTTTTGGGACTTGCTGTTTCCAGATGCTTcataaaag GCTTCCACAACATGGTGACCTTTCCTCTGAAAGCCACAACCCATGGCCAACCAGGACATGCCTAGCTTGA